In Bubalus bubalis isolate 160015118507 breed Murrah chromosome 20, NDDB_SH_1, whole genome shotgun sequence, the sequence ACTGCCGCACTCCCCAGCCAAAGCCCAGGTTCCGGAAGTGGATGAGGTCCTTGTCTTTACCCAACCACCTGGTTGGGTCAAACTTTTCCGGACTGGAGAAGAAGGCAGGGTCTCGGCCCATGGCATAGATGGCCACTTGCACCAGTGTCTGAGGACAAGGTGAGCCGAGGTCTGAATAGGCCTTACCTCCTCACAGCAGGGAACAATACCAGCACAGCATAATACCCACTATGTGATCTTGAATAAGGCCCCACCTCTCCCTGAGCCTCGCCCATCCAATGCGTACCACCGAAGACACTAGGCTGGGGACGGGCCAAGGGATTGTCCTGCCCCTTTCCTCAGTCCCAGAGGACCCTCAGAAACCCAGGCAGCCCATGGAATCTCCCTCCTAACCTAGAAGTCCAGCAACATCCCAAAACCACCATCCACTGTGACCATCCCCTCTGCCCTTCATTCACACTGGGACCACTGCTGCCAAGGACCCCACCAGCCAGCCCCAGGAAGAAAGGCAGGACAGAAGCCCCCCTTGCCACTATCTTATGCAATTGCAGTCCACCCCTGGCCTCCCCTGTCTGACTGACAGAGCCTGCAGCCATCTTGCCACACCTACCTTGGCAGGAATCAGGTAATCTTGAAGAACCAAGTCACTTTCAGGGTATCTCTGCAGGGTCACGGAGATGGGGTGGAGTCTGCCAGTGAAAAGCATTCAGAAGCTGATGCCCCAAGGCCTGGACAGAGGCCCGGCCCCCAGCATGGCAGCTCAGCTCCAGCTGCACACCCTGGCGGGGTGTGGTGGTCTGGAGGCAGGACCCCTCCTCCCCATTCCCAGCTGTCTTCCCCAGACTCCTCACTTCCTGCTACCCATCTTCTCCACCAGCCCATCCTTGTAACCCTGTGCTCAGGCAGCACCctgtccctgcccagggatttgagggggtggggtggggcggggcaggcATAGGTGGGAGTGGGCTTGCCTCAGCGTCTCCTTGATGCTAGCTTTGAGAAGTGGGACCATTTGCAGCATCTTGCTTATGTCTCCCTCTGCCTGGCGTCGGGCATTCAGAACCTCCTCCCGCAGCATCTCCTGCACTTTCAGGCTGCGTGCCATCTCGTACAAGTGCCATTGCAATGTCATGGATGTCTGGTGGAGAGTGTGGGGGTGCAGAAAACCCAGAGGGCTGGTTACTCATGGGGCATCTAGACCCATGCTAAATTTTCATTGCCAAACACTTCCCCCTCACCCTCGTCCAGGGATCCAGAAACCACTATCCacacaaagcaaaacacaatTCAGAAGGCAaatgtcaggacttccctggtggtctggcggctaagactctgcattctcaAAGCAGGGgtggcccaggttcaagccctagtcagggaactagatcctgcatgctgcaacaaagacctggtgcagccaaataaataatttaaaaaaaattttttttaaaggcaaatgtCCAAGAAGCTTTTCTTGTGGTCCAAGCAGGAATGTTTGGGGCAGCACTtatccctgccctccccactcaTGTCACCAGAGCCCTCCCATCTTCCCCACCAGTAGAGGGTCAGCCATATAACTAATGCCTTCTTCCAAAGGACTCCAGAGGCCTTAAGAGGCCAAATCCTACTTCTGTAATGGTTGTACTCCTGATGACTGCCATTCCTCTTGAAATGCCTATTAAATGAGCAGCCCTCTCCCcagtagcagagaaggcaatggcaccccactccagtactcctgcctggaaaatcccatggacgcaggagcatggtaggctgcagtccatggggtcgctgagggtcggacacgactgagcgacttcactttcacttttcactttcatgcattggagaaggaaatggcaacccactccagtgttcttgcctggagaatcccagggatgggggagcctggtgggctgccgtctatggggtcacacagagtcagacatgactgaagtgacttagcagcagcagcagctccccagTAGAACTTCCCCCTAAATGTAGCATCTGCCTATAGTAGTATAGCATAAAGTGAGGCTCAAAAATGCTGAAACCAGAACAACCAGACCTGTTTTATGTCAGAGTTGCAATTAGCATGTGGTCTATACTGAGACTGACCAGCTAATCTCAGGGCTAATGTAGTGAGTGTTAACTTTCACTGGAGGTATGAGTGATCCTCCTCAGGCCCCATAGTACAGATTCTTCAGTGATGGAACTGGAAtatgacctagagctagacacaCGGTGTTGGCATATTAACTTGCCAAGGATCATATTTTGGTCCAAAAGGTTTGGACGTGCTTCTTCTTCCTCCCAGTGGAAGCAATTGTGAAAAATGCCGTCCAGTCACTTCCCAGCTTGAAATTCTTGCCTGGATCCCTGGAGTCCCCAGATCAAGTCCAGAGGCTGTGACCAGACCCATGGACCCCCTCTAACACCTGCCGGTTGCTCCCAGCCCACTGCCACCTCTCTCCAGCATGCTCCAGCCACCCTGAGCCACACACAGTTCCTGAAGCCCAGAAATCTTCCTCATGCTGTTCCCTTTTCCTACAGTTCCCTTCCCCAGCCTAGGAAGCAGGTGTGTACCCCTCCCTCAAGGCTCAGATCAAATGCATGTAATTGTCTCATTTCTTCCAAGGCCTGACACAGCGTGGGTACTCGGGAGATACTTGTTTAATAAGTAACAGGGCTGGTGACGAGGCATCAGGTACTGACAacactgagaaaagaggagagaccGACATGGCTTTTGCAGGATGAGGAGAGGGACTACTGGCTGTATTCAActaagttagggcttccctggtggctcaaatggtaaaagaatctgcctgcaatgcacgagacctgggttcgatccctggagaggggaacggctacccactccagtattattgcctggagaattccatggacagagaagcctggtgagctatatagtccacggggtggaaaagagtcagacacgactgagtgactttcactttcacttttcactttcacctgaaTTACTGGTTGTGTGACCTTAAtgaagttccttaacctctctgtgccccagtttcctcatctcaacAAAGGGGAACAGTAAAATACTGCAAAGTGTTGTTTGTGAATGCTAAACGGGTTAAAAGAGTTAATGTGAAAAGCTTGGGATCCTGCTTGCTGTATAGTgcttgcttaataaatgttaccCAAGAATAACAGCTGCTCTGGTGCAGGTGAGCTTTTAGGGGGGAATCCCTTTTACATGACTGACAATGAACTATGTTTAAAATATGCTCAAAGCCTCCATCTGCAGCCCAGGAATGGAAACTCCTGCATTAGAGGTTAGAGCACAGTGTACATAGAATACCTAGGAAATGAAGTTATTCACCCAGGGGCTttgtcacctgcttctccccaGTCCTGAAATGctatttcctctctctcctcctggcaCAAGAGGGAAGACAAGTTGACTTTACTCTGTGGAGTGCTCTCCTTGTCCTGTAAGGCCACATTGGTCTCTCCCCTCTTCTTAGCACTGTCAGTACCCAGTACCTCGTCATCCAGCCCTTTAAGGTGAAGAGGTGGCCGTCTGGGCCCAGGCTGCCTCCTTGTCCTAGGCTGAACTGTGtccctcccaaattcatatgttgaagtcatAACCCCCAGCACCTCacagtgtgactgtatttggagatagggcctttaataAGATAATTAAGGTGAAacgagagcttccctggtagctcagcagtatagaatccgcctaccaatgcaggaggcaccgttcgatccctgagtcaggaagatcccctggaggaggaaatggcaacccactccagtattcttgcctgggaaatcccgtggacagaggagcctggcagggtgcagtccatggggttgcaaaagaggcggacacaacttagctactaaacaaggtaaaatgaggtcatatggggGGGGGGTCCCTAATCAAATAGGATTGGTGTCCGTGTAAGAAGAAAAGGGAGTGTTAGTTGCAGCACAGGAACTCTTagttgaggtatgtgggatcttgtttcccaaccaaggatcgaatccaggccccctacattgagAACGTGGAATCAGAATTCAAATGCTGcaaccaaagatcctgcatgctgccactaagacctggctcaaccaaacaaataaatatttttttgaaaagaaaaagaaggaagtaagGAAAATCATGTGAAGATGTAGAAAGAAGACAGCCATCAACAAGCCAGGCAGAGGGGCTTCAGAAGAAAGCAACCTTGCTGATACGTTGATCCAGAATTATGAGACACTACACTTTTGtggtttaagtcacccagtctgtacTACTTTGTCATGGCACCTCTCACAAACTTATACACGCTTCCTGTCTGAGCCATTTAGGATATTTGAGGTCTGCTGTATTCATCTTTATAGTCTTGGGGCCTGAATCGTAACTAGCAATCAAGAAACGCTAATGAATTAACCCTCACCATCACATTGGCTTGAGGAAGTTTAAGGTTTAGGAAAAGGGAAGGCACACAGGACAGAGAAGTTTTGACATTCAAGAACAGAagcttctgggacttccctgaaggtctaatggttaggactccacgttcccagtgcagagggtccgggttcaatccctggtcagggaaccagaccctacaggccacagctaaagatccacgtgccacaaccaagtcctgacacagccaaattaatacaataaaataaatactaaaaaagaagTTTCTTGGATATTATTCTGCCTGTGGACCTCTGGGAGACACCATGCATGATGCCTTCAGACACTGGGGACATCAAGGGGGACTGAGGTCTGGAGGAGGGGGCATGGAAGGCAACAAAAAGACATGGAGGGCAAGCCCAGGGCAAATTCCACTGGTTGGCTCCCAGCTTCTCTGAGATCCCGCCTGCCTTCCTGATACCGAGTAAGCTGTGTCACCCACCTGTATCGTGTCACCCCCTCTTCactggcaaagaaaaaaaggtggATCAGCCTCAAGGCATGCTCAGTGGATGACTGACTTGAGCTCGCCCTCCTAGAAGATTAGCATCTAGGAAGTGGggtcaggaggaggagatggagccCTCATGGACAGGGGTTTCAGACAATGAGGAAGGCTGTGGGGAAGGGGCACAGGAAGGGACCGGATATACCCCTACAGCCTCCTCACTGGGTCCTCACCGTGTCCACACCCCCTGCCAGCATCTCCGTAATATTGGCCTTGACATCCTCCAAGAGCATCTTCTCACTTTTCAGGAGGCGGTAGAGGATGCCTGGGTAATTCCtaaattctgttttccttctcaGGTCCTGGTAGAAGATCTCAGTGTATTTTTCAGCTGTggggcaggaagaaagaaaacagagggagGCCAGGAATTTCCCTGGCTGTGCAGCGGTTAAaatccatgcttctactgcagagggcacagagtcaatccctgggcaggggaataagatcccacatgtttcaaggtggccaaaaaaaagaaaaagcagcgaGGCTCTCTACAGAGGGGCAAGAAGGAGCACAAGGGCTTGAGGATTCTGGAGCCCTGCACTTTCTTGGCTGCTGTTTCTCTGAGGAGCATGCTCTATAAAGTTCCTCATAcctgttgtggtttttttttttaattattatttaggGTAAGTGctatcatgcccattttacagataaggaaacagaagtcCATCTAAGATGATAACTTGCACAAGGTCACAAGGGTGtcagggcagaggcaggatttAACTCCAGACCTGGCATCATCACCACATCCCAGTCAGCCTTCTCCACCCTTTACGAATCCCTGTCACCGAAGCCCTGCTCTGTCACCAAGCACAGCCATGTCTGAAATGCTGGTCTTTAACCCATGTTGGGAATCCcgggctccttggaagaatatgACAGACTTCTTTAATCCTCTTTCTCCAGAAAAATCTGATCATCCCCCGGAGTCAGCTTTCTGCCAACCATATTCAGGGGTTCCTGGGCCTTCCCGATGGCCATCCATGGGTTTTCTACATGGCAAGTCATAACTTGGGACAAAGCAGCAGGCCAAGGTCTGAGGCTCCCAAAtgactttctctctccctctgtgtctTTCTCCCCGCTCCCCCAACCCTCAACCCTCCAACCCAGGCCTGGATTTCCCATCTCCAGAGGCAGACAGGGGTCTCCTGGCTTCCACCTATGACTGCCCAGGGTACAGCCCTCACCTTTATTGAAAATTGTGTCCCATGCAGCTACATGGTCCCTCCAAGTCTTGGCTCTGAACAGACGGTACAGTTCTGGAGGGACGTTGAGCAGAGGGACACTGGTATGGAACATCTTGTAGACGGCATCAATGAACTTCTGGGCCTCGGTGTTCACTGTCTCCTCCAGCATCCCCAGGCGCTCCCCAAACATGACATTGGTGATGGCTGCAAAATTGGAGAATCTCATCCAACCTGACCATCTGAGAGCCTCAGCTCCCAGGAAACCATCGCCCCCTCCCCAACACATGGGAGCCCTTGCATCCAACCTCAGCCTCCTTCAGTAAAGAAACTGAGAGCTGGGTCCCAAAGGGCTGAAATTGCAGGAGTAAGAAAAACTGCCTTTGTGGCAGTCAGTCAGGCCCTTCAGAGAGTCATGGGACAGACCCTAAAAAGGGATCCCTCGAGTGGGAGGCAGAGCCTCCAGCACAGCTGAGAAAAGGCTCAAACGGGGAGGAAACTGCTCTATCCCCCTTCCAGCAGCACCCCCCAGCAGCCTCTCAGCTTTCCTCCTGGGACGAGAGACTTCTCATCTATAATTGACCAGAGTGGCTAAATACTTCCTGGAACAGGTCAGATGGGTGCCTGCGGGGACATCAATCCACAGTAACTGGCCATCCAGGGCCCACTTGGCTGGTCATAAGAAGTCACAACAACCCCCAAAGGTTTCCCGCCTCTTGGGTCAGGAATTTTATTCCAAACCCTGGGCACTCCAAATGTCCTGCAGTGACCATGTGATCCCCATCaagccacagggcctttgcatatgctaTTCCCTCTGCCTACACTGTCCAACCTCTTTATTCCATCTGGAAAATTCCTACACATCCTCCAATACCCTGTTTCAATTACCCACctaaccctcccctcccctcccagactTCGAAGGGAAGGTCTCTGTCCCAAGAGAGAGAGATTTGCTGAATGAAAGGCCAAGTCAAACCCTGGCTTTTGGAGAAAAGGGGCGACAGGGACCCACATTCTACAAATTCTTGCCTCCATATCATGAATCAGATGAGAGCGTGCAGCTCTCCCCCCGGTAGTTGATGACAGAGAATGTGTTCAGCGGCTCCTCCCAGAAACCAATCCTGACACTTCTTCGGAGTCTATTCTGGGTCTCAAGGTGAGATGCTGGGTTCTCCCATCCCCAGGACTGTGGTCAGGTAGGTTCAAGTTCCTTACACTCAAAGGCAAAGTGAAACAGGTCTTCCTTGATGTCCCCTACAAACTTTCCGGAGCCCTGCTGCTTGATGCGCTTGTGCAGGAGGCTGACGAAGTCCTGAGACACTGGATTCAGCAGTGGGATGAAGTTCTTTATTGCCTCTGGAGCCATCACCTCCGTGTTCAGGACCACCCTGTCTTTCTTCCAGGTTCCTGACTTCCTGAGAAAACATGGGCCATCGGGCCCTCATGGTCACAAACCCCAGGCCTGGCAAATACAGAGGGGGCTGACTAGGCTTTCCCAGGAGGCTGAGCCACAGCTCAAAGTCCAGCGCTCACATCCacagccctccctgccctcccctcttcccagctTCTGCCTGGCCTGGGCAGGACAGAGGGGAGGGAATAGGGAGGCTTgtgtgacaggaaaaaaaaaaagggtgaagATCAAACCCCCAACCATGCTCtactccctctgctgctgctgctgctgctgctttaaaCAAGATGGAAATCCTATTCTTAGAGCCTTTAAGTAACTGTCAAGCCCTGTAGTCTTGGCCTCTGCTGCAggcctgccctccccaccacTTCCACTTCCTCCTGGTCAGTCTCACCTCCTACCATTCAAGGGTCCCTCTACATCACCTTTTCTGGCCCCTGCATGGGCACAGCTGACTAACCTCTGCACCCGCAATGTCTCATTACTTTCAT encodes:
- the LOC102400151 gene encoding cholesterol side-chain cleavage enzyme, mitochondrial → MLARGLPLRSALVKACPPVLSTGREGWGHHRVGTGEGAGISTKTPRPYSEIPSPGDNGWLNLYHFWREKGSQRIHFRHIENFQKYGPIYREKLGNLESVYIIHPEDVAHLFKFEGSYPERYDIPPWLAYHQYHQKPIGVLFKKSGTWKKDRVVLNTEVMAPEAIKNFIPLLNPVSQDFVSLLHKRIKQQGSGKFVGDIKEDLFHFAFESITNVMFGERLGMLEETVNTEAQKFIDAVYKMFHTSVPLLNVPPELYRLFRAKTWRDHVAAWDTIFNKAEKYTEIFYQDLRRKTEFRNYPGILYRLLKSEKMLLEDVKANITEMLAGGVDTTSMTLQWHLYEMARSLKVQEMLREEVLNARRQAEGDISKMLQMVPLLKASIKETLRLHPISVTLQRYPESDLVLQDYLIPAKTLVQVAIYAMGRDPAFFSSPEKFDPTRWLGKDKDLIHFRNLGFGWGVRQCVGRRIAELEMTLFLIHILENFKVEMQHIGDVDTIFNLILTPDKPIFLVFRPFNQDPPQA